In Burkholderia sp. PAMC 26561, the following are encoded in one genomic region:
- the ligD gene encoding DNA ligase D, with translation MPGRWSTTQKRERPVANDPPGSMPSIIEPELATLANRPPASGDWSYEIKYDGYRMLIRIEGGSAKLFTRNGHDWTDRMPKLRAAVESLPVENAWLDGEAVVLNASGMPDFNALQNAFDRRSTAKIIIFLFDILWLNGEDVRSEPLRARRQLLHDLLEEVHNPLIRYSADFAEDPQSLVASACKMNLEGIIGKRGDAPYRSGRSNNWVKLKCNLRQEFVIAGISRNKGAKSGVRSLLLGVYDSSGVLHYAGNVAPSVKASRNDAISKRIEPLKQKKAAFAVAPEPDQDRDYIWLKPELVCEVSFLEWTPSGEIRHAVFYAMREDKPARAVVKEQGAVIPGEEVAPDDVRSSRERAGPRGAVFIADIKVTNPTRIVDGTSGKTKVELARYYDDISEWALPYLHNRPLTLVRAPDGINGELFFQKHSERVRIPGVEELPVELHPRHPPLLVANNAESLVGLAQMSVVELHSWNAVAPDLTHPDRVIFDLDPDPSLPWSAMLDAASLTKLVLDEIGLKSFAKTSGGKGFHIVVPLTRKQSWAEVKGFSQALAQHMAKVLPDHFSAVLGPRNRVGKIFIDYLRNSRGASTVAPFSVRARPGLAVSMPIAWDELKDVTGGDQWSMSSALARQRSLNADPWEGYWKTRQGITVAMRRAIGMQR, from the coding sequence ATGCCAGGACGATGGAGCACGACGCAAAAGCGCGAACGCCCGGTCGCAAACGATCCGCCCGGCTCGATGCCTTCAATCATCGAACCTGAGCTCGCTACGCTGGCGAATCGTCCGCCTGCGTCCGGCGACTGGTCGTACGAAATCAAGTACGACGGTTACAGGATGCTGATCCGCATCGAAGGCGGTTCCGCCAAACTCTTCACCCGGAACGGACACGACTGGACCGATCGGATGCCGAAGCTACGGGCGGCGGTTGAATCGCTTCCTGTTGAAAACGCGTGGCTCGATGGAGAGGCGGTAGTGCTGAACGCGAGCGGAATGCCAGACTTCAATGCGCTGCAAAACGCGTTCGACCGGAGAAGCACCGCCAAAATCATTATTTTCCTCTTCGACATCCTTTGGCTCAATGGGGAAGATGTCCGCAGCGAGCCCTTGCGCGCAAGGCGCCAGTTACTCCACGACCTGCTCGAAGAGGTTCACAATCCGCTTATACGATACTCCGCGGACTTCGCTGAGGACCCGCAGTCTCTGGTCGCATCCGCTTGCAAAATGAACCTTGAAGGAATCATTGGCAAGCGCGGTGATGCGCCGTATCGCTCTGGACGCTCAAACAACTGGGTCAAACTCAAATGCAATCTTCGCCAGGAGTTTGTGATCGCTGGCATCTCGCGCAACAAGGGTGCGAAATCCGGGGTCCGCTCGCTTCTGCTGGGTGTCTATGATTCCAGTGGCGTACTGCACTACGCAGGCAACGTCGCGCCTTCAGTCAAAGCATCGCGTAACGACGCAATCTCGAAGCGTATCGAGCCGTTAAAACAGAAAAAGGCCGCGTTTGCCGTTGCTCCCGAGCCTGACCAGGACCGTGACTACATATGGTTGAAACCCGAGCTCGTATGCGAAGTATCGTTCCTGGAATGGACACCGAGCGGCGAGATCCGGCACGCAGTTTTCTATGCAATGCGCGAGGACAAACCTGCTCGCGCAGTCGTGAAAGAGCAGGGCGCGGTGATACCCGGCGAAGAAGTAGCTCCCGACGACGTGAGATCGTCTCGAGAGCGGGCGGGGCCGAGAGGAGCCGTCTTCATCGCGGATATCAAAGTAACGAACCCGACCCGGATTGTCGACGGCACGTCCGGCAAAACAAAGGTCGAGCTGGCGCGCTACTACGACGACATCTCAGAGTGGGCGCTACCCTATCTTCACAACCGGCCACTCACATTGGTACGGGCGCCCGACGGCATCAATGGCGAGCTGTTCTTCCAAAAGCATTCGGAGCGCGTGCGCATACCGGGTGTCGAAGAACTTCCGGTCGAGCTCCATCCTCGCCATCCGCCGTTGCTCGTTGCAAACAATGCAGAATCGCTTGTGGGACTCGCTCAAATGAGCGTCGTCGAGCTGCATTCTTGGAACGCCGTCGCACCAGACCTAACCCATCCGGATCGCGTCATCTTCGATCTGGATCCTGACCCGTCGCTGCCCTGGTCGGCGATGCTCGACGCCGCCTCGCTCACCAAGCTCGTGCTTGACGAGATCGGACTCAAGTCGTTCGCCAAGACGAGCGGCGGCAAAGGGTTTCATATTGTCGTTCCGCTCACACGTAAGCAGAGCTGGGCGGAAGTTAAGGGGTTCTCGCAAGCGCTTGCGCAACACATGGCGAAGGTCTTGCCCGATCACTTCTCAGCAGTCTTGGGGCCGCGAAACCGGGTTGGCAAAATCTTCATCGACTATCTGCGAAACAGCCGCGGGGCAAGTACGGTTGCGCCGTTCTCTGTTCGCGCGCGGCCCGGTCTGGCGGTGTCGATGCCCATTGCCTGGGACGAGTTAAAAGACGTCACTGGTGGCGATCAATGGTCGATGAGCTCAGCACTTGCCCGGCAACGCTCGCTCAACGCGGACCCTTGGGAAGGTTATTGGAAAACCCGTCAGGGCATCACGGTAGCGATGCGCCGCGCCATCGGCATGCAGCGTTGA
- the ku gene encoding non-homologous end joining protein Ku, producing MAARSIASLTLSFGLVSIPVKLYSATESASGVGFNLLTPEGGRVKQQYISEATGEVVARADMKKGYEFEKGNFVVFAPEELKALEEGATHVVEIVSFVPEKSVDPLFYDKAYFIAPDKRGGKPYSLLRRAMRESGRCALAKWSYKGKTRVVQVRPAEDGMVFQQLLFADEVRALSDLHIEDEAVTDKELQLALQIIDQVSEDAYNPTAYEDEEKKRILEAIDQKIAGKQIVSPEAPAGQSGGQVIDLMEALRASLTANKSKKTPPAKPSTARKAPPAEVESLAAKPRRPVKRAAPKVEEATPAKVRARK from the coding sequence ATGGCAGCGCGCTCGATTGCTTCGTTGACGCTTTCTTTCGGCCTGGTTTCCATCCCGGTCAAGCTGTATTCAGCGACCGAGAGCGCCTCCGGGGTCGGCTTTAACCTTCTGACGCCGGAAGGCGGAAGGGTTAAGCAGCAATACATCTCTGAGGCGACCGGCGAGGTCGTCGCCCGTGCCGATATGAAAAAAGGCTATGAGTTTGAAAAAGGCAACTTCGTGGTCTTCGCGCCCGAGGAGCTGAAGGCGCTCGAGGAAGGCGCCACTCACGTGGTCGAAATCGTTTCCTTCGTACCTGAAAAATCAGTCGACCCGCTCTTTTACGACAAGGCGTATTTCATCGCTCCGGACAAACGCGGCGGCAAACCGTACAGCCTGCTGCGACGGGCCATGCGTGAAAGCGGGCGTTGTGCGCTCGCCAAATGGTCGTATAAGGGGAAAACCCGAGTGGTGCAGGTACGCCCTGCCGAAGACGGTATGGTTTTCCAGCAGCTGCTATTCGCCGACGAGGTGCGCGCATTGAGCGATTTGCATATCGAAGACGAGGCCGTGACGGACAAGGAGCTGCAGCTCGCCCTGCAAATCATCGATCAGGTCTCGGAAGACGCCTACAACCCGACCGCGTACGAGGACGAGGAAAAAAAGCGGATCCTCGAAGCCATCGATCAAAAGATTGCCGGCAAACAGATTGTGTCGCCCGAGGCACCTGCCGGCCAGTCGGGTGGCCAGGTGATCGATCTCATGGAAGCGCTTCGCGCGAGTCTCACTGCGAACAAATCCAAGAAAACTCCACCGGCGAAACCGTCCACTGCACGCAAAGCGCCTCCCGCCGAAGTGGAATCGTTGGCAGCTAAACCTCGTCGACCGGTCAAGCGTGCAGCACCGAAGGTCGAAGAAGCGACTCCAGCAAAGGTGCGGGCTCGCAAGTGA
- a CDS encoding tetratricopeptide repeat protein — protein sequence MIKRNAGHDYTLRSLQSILGVSRRVLSGLIDAGFVQPTRGKRNELRFTFQDVVLLRTAFQLQSSKIPSRKILRALGKLKAELPDELPLSGIRITAVGDAIAVKTGDDQWDATSGQHLLDFEVAPVKGDVAFLDATPRTLKSRAQQANEWVALAEQLTSTDVLGAEQAYRKALELSPDPHYLAYINLGVLLCEAETRCEDALSVFDEALRNFPNDALLHFNRAVVLEELKRYEAATAAYETSLALDDTHADAHFNLARLSEIRGDKQGLLRHLNAYRRLGG from the coding sequence GTGATTAAACGCAATGCCGGTCATGACTACACGCTACGCAGCCTGCAATCGATCCTTGGCGTCTCGAGACGCGTGTTGTCGGGATTGATCGACGCTGGCTTCGTTCAGCCCACGCGCGGCAAACGCAACGAGCTGCGATTTACGTTTCAGGACGTAGTGCTGCTGCGCACGGCTTTTCAGCTGCAATCATCCAAAATTCCGTCGCGCAAAATACTGCGCGCGCTTGGAAAATTAAAGGCGGAGTTGCCTGACGAACTCCCGCTATCGGGGATTCGCATTACCGCGGTCGGTGACGCGATCGCTGTCAAAACAGGCGACGATCAATGGGATGCGACATCGGGACAACATCTTCTAGATTTCGAGGTCGCACCTGTCAAAGGCGACGTAGCGTTTCTCGACGCAACGCCGCGAACTTTAAAAAGCCGGGCACAGCAGGCTAACGAGTGGGTAGCGCTTGCGGAACAATTGACAAGCACCGACGTTCTCGGCGCCGAGCAGGCATATCGCAAAGCATTGGAATTGTCTCCGGATCCGCACTACCTCGCCTATATCAATCTAGGTGTCTTGCTGTGCGAAGCCGAGACTCGTTGCGAGGACGCGCTTTCCGTATTCGATGAAGCTTTGCGAAATTTCCCCAATGACGCACTGCTTCATTTCAATCGCGCGGTTGTACTTGAAGAGCTGAAACGGTATGAGGCTGCGACCGCTGCATATGAGACAAGTCTCGCGCTGGACGACACGCACGCCGACGCTCATTTCAATCTCGCGCGTCTAAGCGAAATCCGCGGGGACAAGCAGGGGCTTCTACGACACCTCAACGCGTATCGCCGCTTGGGCGGATGA
- a CDS encoding FG-GAP-like repeat-containing protein yields the protein MNIKFGSLTATAALIVLSACGGGHNANPQDSAMDVIFMPGLQVNYVSCTPRDLLRYRIKRAVDISKTLKNPIFLAQGKGNPTTVNTCVAKGGPTEAATIAKILMTDYKIPENRIILEQNSTTTNENAQQALIILNALKQQGKTVNSEQLVTSQYHVYRQTNTTGADASAMTSYNTVFGAGTFTTKNSFSSSAFGPDEIWSHDVSVSSGWDNVNGFVKTADVNGDQKADLVAFRGGEVEVATSTGQTFNAPVAWTNTFLPQGGAWTPQMIELLGDVDGDGKADLVGLTDTGAIVSTAGNGKFNPNALWSTDFSTTKGWDATKHQFQLIDVNGDKKADLVAFGDDGTYVAYSDGVKFGPLQKIDLRFGLNSPIDPGSTRTFSDDLALGSNSYALRVMADVDGDGLTDVVVFGDTGVYVALQTKAPDATGNHFGALTKWIDASAGAEGDSFAYYGPNFPNSKFVRTVLDMTGNGRADLVVVADYALRIALSTGHSFEYLGTTNYSTLNQKPGNNANNAVTGLFFGDRLPEIQNNWTQFVVDKNDANWSKQRNAVVFGDIDGNGLLDMIGVGQSAVYATRSLTP from the coding sequence TTGAATATCAAATTTGGATCGCTGACCGCCACCGCTGCATTGATTGTTTTATCCGCTTGCGGCGGGGGACACAACGCGAACCCGCAGGATTCTGCAATGGATGTCATCTTCATGCCCGGCCTGCAAGTGAATTATGTTTCGTGCACGCCTCGCGACCTGCTGCGTTATCGGATCAAGCGAGCTGTCGATATCTCGAAAACACTGAAGAACCCTATTTTCCTTGCACAGGGCAAAGGAAACCCGACGACGGTCAATACCTGTGTTGCGAAAGGGGGGCCTACCGAGGCTGCGACAATTGCAAAAATTTTAATGACCGACTACAAAATTCCGGAAAACCGCATTATTTTAGAGCAAAACTCAACAACAACTAATGAGAATGCCCAGCAAGCGTTAATCATCTTAAATGCGCTTAAGCAGCAAGGCAAGACGGTCAATAGCGAACAGTTAGTGACCAGTCAGTACCACGTCTACCGTCAAACGAATACTACCGGAGCTGATGCGTCAGCGATGACTTCGTACAATACAGTATTCGGAGCTGGCACGTTTACAACAAAGAACAGTTTTAGCTCTAGCGCTTTCGGACCGGATGAAATCTGGTCCCACGATGTCAGTGTCAGCAGTGGTTGGGATAACGTGAACGGATTCGTTAAAACTGCCGATGTGAACGGTGATCAAAAAGCTGATTTGGTGGCGTTTAGAGGCGGCGAAGTTGAAGTAGCGACTTCGACTGGCCAGACCTTTAACGCGCCGGTTGCGTGGACAAATACTTTCTTGCCGCAAGGGGGTGCGTGGACACCACAGATGATCGAGCTCCTCGGTGATGTTGATGGAGACGGAAAAGCAGACTTGGTTGGCCTTACTGATACAGGCGCAATTGTTTCCACCGCCGGGAACGGTAAGTTCAATCCAAACGCTTTATGGTCAACCGATTTTTCAACGACGAAAGGATGGGATGCTACGAAGCACCAATTTCAGTTGATCGATGTTAATGGAGATAAAAAAGCCGACCTGGTTGCCTTCGGAGATGACGGCACGTATGTCGCATATTCCGACGGAGTCAAATTCGGACCGTTGCAAAAGATCGATTTACGCTTTGGCTTAAATTCACCCATTGACCCCGGTTCTACGAGAACATTTTCTGATGATCTCGCGTTGGGTAGTAACAGTTATGCCCTGAGAGTGATGGCAGATGTAGACGGGGACGGATTAACAGACGTAGTTGTGTTCGGAGATACTGGCGTTTATGTGGCGCTACAAACCAAGGCTCCGGATGCCACGGGCAACCATTTTGGTGCGCTCACAAAATGGATTGATGCCAGCGCAGGCGCTGAGGGCGACAGCTTTGCCTATTACGGTCCGAATTTTCCAAACAGCAAATTCGTTCGCACAGTGCTGGATATGACAGGAAATGGTCGGGCCGATTTAGTCGTTGTTGCAGACTATGCTTTAAGAATTGCGCTCTCAACGGGACACAGTTTCGAATATTTGGGAACGACCAATTATTCAACGCTAAATCAGAAACCGGGAAATAACGCCAATAACGCCGTCACAGGGCTGTTTTTTGGAGATCGCTTGCCGGAAATCCAAAATAATTGGACGCAGTTCGTCGTCGACAAAAACGATGCTAACTGGAGTAAACAGCGTAACGCAGTAGTATTTGGTGATATTGACGGAAACGGGCTTCTTGACATGATCGGGGTAGGCCAGTCGGCGGTTTATGCAACTCGTAGCTTAACTCCATAA
- a CDS encoding response regulator, giving the protein MPRILIADDHPIVRDGIRFALRNVNGCTIVGEASDGPSALALIRTVSADLLLLDLSMPGRSGIELITQVKLAMPTLRILIVTAHAEQQYAVRSFKAGASGYVTKDCMGAELVAAVAKVASGGVYVSLSLAEALATNLHEPLEPLAHDRLSDREFDVFRRLSEGQTLTQIAEALCVSAKTVSTYKARILEKLHLPHEVALIRYAIRHELFDHNE; this is encoded by the coding sequence ATGCCGCGCATTTTGATTGCGGACGATCACCCAATCGTAAGAGACGGAATACGGTTTGCGTTGCGAAATGTAAATGGGTGCACCATCGTGGGTGAGGCAAGCGATGGCCCCAGCGCGCTCGCCTTAATCCGTACAGTGAGTGCCGATTTGCTCCTCCTTGATCTTTCAATGCCCGGCCGCAGCGGCATCGAACTAATCACGCAAGTCAAGCTCGCCATGCCGACCCTACGGATTCTCATCGTGACGGCCCATGCAGAGCAACAGTACGCTGTTCGCTCTTTCAAGGCGGGCGCCTCGGGATATGTGACGAAAGATTGCATGGGCGCTGAACTTGTCGCGGCGGTGGCCAAGGTTGCGTCTGGTGGCGTTTACGTCAGCCTTTCGTTGGCGGAAGCTTTAGCGACCAATCTTCATGAGCCATTGGAGCCGCTCGCGCACGATCGACTCTCGGACCGAGAGTTTGACGTTTTCCGGCGTTTGTCAGAAGGGCAGACGCTCACGCAAATTGCTGAAGCGCTTTGCGTGAGCGCAAAGACAGTCAGCACTTACAAGGCACGGATTCTCGAAAAACTGCATTTACCTCATGAGGTTGCGCTCATTCGGTACGCGATTCGTCACGAACTCTTCGATCATAACGAATGA
- a CDS encoding sensor histidine kinase: MMHDFLFNNRVELITRCRAKVALRPARAATIDQIRNGVPLFLDQLIRTLRVEQTTEPLDSRTISGPAGGGVASEMGTSAALHGRALLDLGFNVSQVVHDYGDLCQAITDLAYERDAPFAVDEFRTLNRCLDNAIADAVTEFGYQRDNMAAERQTLEANEQAGFFAHELKNYLNTASLAFDAAHAGNLTLSGATGTLLKRSLTGLRDLIDQSLNEVREKTGNPAFADVFSIAEFIVEVRHAAELAARVRGCKFSVSHVEPQLAVKGDRDLLYAALGNLLQNAFKFTYAHSEVMLRVHAVADRILIDVEDHCGGLQPGSVALLFQPFKRYSTDESGLGLGLSIARQGVESYGGTLTALDKPGVGCIFTIDLPRYAMPVL, translated from the coding sequence ATGATGCATGATTTTTTGTTCAATAACCGCGTTGAGCTCATTACACGGTGTCGCGCGAAAGTGGCGTTAAGACCGGCGCGAGCGGCGACCATCGATCAAATCAGAAATGGTGTGCCGCTATTTTTGGATCAGCTTATTAGAACGCTGCGCGTGGAGCAGACGACCGAACCGCTGGACAGCCGTACAATTTCCGGACCGGCAGGCGGCGGCGTAGCCTCAGAAATGGGTACGTCGGCGGCGCTGCATGGTCGCGCGCTGCTTGACCTGGGCTTTAACGTCAGCCAAGTGGTGCACGACTACGGCGACCTTTGCCAAGCCATCACCGACCTCGCCTACGAGCGTGATGCGCCCTTTGCGGTAGACGAGTTCAGAACACTCAACCGGTGCCTGGATAATGCGATTGCCGACGCAGTCACCGAATTTGGTTACCAACGCGATAATATGGCTGCTGAGAGACAAACCCTAGAAGCCAATGAGCAGGCCGGTTTCTTCGCCCACGAGCTCAAAAATTATCTCAACACGGCCTCGCTCGCTTTCGATGCCGCTCACGCCGGAAATTTAACTCTCTCAGGCGCGACGGGAACGCTGTTAAAACGAAGCTTGACCGGATTGCGCGACCTCATTGATCAATCCCTAAATGAGGTTCGAGAAAAGACGGGGAATCCAGCTTTTGCGGACGTGTTTTCGATAGCGGAGTTTATTGTCGAAGTGCGGCATGCGGCGGAACTCGCAGCTCGCGTGAGAGGATGCAAGTTCTCGGTATCCCATGTCGAGCCCCAGCTTGCCGTTAAGGGTGATCGGGATCTGCTCTATGCCGCGCTGGGCAACCTGCTGCAAAACGCATTCAAATTTACGTATGCCCATAGCGAAGTGATGTTGCGGGTCCATGCTGTTGCGGACCGTATTTTGATCGACGTAGAAGACCATTGTGGGGGGTTGCAGCCAGGAAGCGTTGCCTTGTTGTTTCAACCGTTCAAGCGGTACTCGACCGACGAGAGCGGCTTGGGACTGGGCCTATCGATCGCCCGGCAAGGTGTCGAATCCTATGGCGGCACGCTCACCGCCCTGGACAAACCGGGCGTTGGGTGCATTTTTACGATCGACCTTCCCCGGTATGCAATGCCAGTTCTATAA
- a CDS encoding response regulator, which translates to MHLPFTKSRAHPWTLRRIELGEATLRILVVDDNRNAAEAIAAYLSFEKMDCQTAFGGAQAISMAVAWSPHVIIMDISMPECNGFEAAPALRQDQRTHAIAIIAFTALDETGVLRHLTDHEFDGYCQKGQPPTHLLALISKFAT; encoded by the coding sequence ATGCACTTACCTTTTACTAAATCCCGCGCTCATCCCTGGACTCTACGCCGCATCGAACTCGGGGAAGCCACCCTGCGTATCTTGGTCGTCGACGACAATCGCAATGCAGCCGAAGCAATAGCGGCCTACTTATCGTTTGAGAAGATGGACTGTCAGACGGCGTTTGGAGGTGCTCAGGCGATCTCGATGGCCGTTGCCTGGAGTCCGCACGTAATCATCATGGATATTTCAATGCCGGAGTGCAACGGGTTTGAAGCCGCCCCTGCATTGCGTCAGGATCAACGCACTCACGCAATCGCCATCATCGCATTCACCGCACTTGATGAAACAGGAGTGCTCCGGCATCTCACTGATCATGAATTCGATGGATATTGTCAGAAGGGTCAGCCGCCTACGCACCTGCTCGCCTTGATTTCAAAATTTGCCACGTAA
- a CDS encoding UPF0149 family protein yields MNDAAPFAPPLSEAEIEELDEFLMSDHVPDSSMDVSMIDGFITALVSGPNLVMPSTMLNWIWDADNGREAPQFSDALEYQRIVGLILRHWNDINDTLNASANDYEPLIMESRWEGRTMPVIDEWCEGYHKGLSIDAAGWTPLLAEHPEWFTAITLYGTESGWDELKARKDSVDQHEAFANSLADSARRIHRYWVEDRKLRIERDEMPVAIGPTGKREPLKRPPKAGRNEACPCGSGKKYKRCHGLLESNEFEATGRKTATFPRSSEGEEPTLIHSPLSQRIERVATGVDLEIYRGSTGGWLLEIVDEFGNSTVWDESFATDVEALAEALNVIDSEGITSVIGSPASTVTRH; encoded by the coding sequence ATGAACGATGCGGCACCTTTCGCTCCGCCGTTGTCCGAGGCTGAGATTGAGGAACTCGATGAATTCCTGATGAGCGACCACGTACCGGACAGTTCGATGGACGTCTCGATGATCGACGGGTTTATAACCGCGCTCGTGTCGGGACCCAATCTGGTGATGCCAAGCACCATGCTCAACTGGATATGGGATGCGGACAACGGACGCGAAGCCCCTCAGTTTTCCGACGCCCTTGAATACCAACGCATTGTCGGATTGATCCTGAGACACTGGAACGATATCAATGATACGTTGAACGCGTCGGCTAACGACTACGAGCCGTTGATTATGGAAAGCCGGTGGGAAGGGCGTACCATGCCTGTCATTGACGAATGGTGCGAGGGCTATCACAAGGGACTCTCGATCGATGCGGCCGGATGGACGCCCCTTCTTGCGGAACACCCTGAATGGTTCACGGCGATCACCCTGTACGGCACGGAAAGCGGGTGGGATGAGCTGAAAGCGAGAAAAGACAGCGTTGATCAACATGAGGCGTTTGCCAATTCTCTCGCCGACTCCGCCAGGCGTATTCACCGATACTGGGTGGAAGACCGGAAACTAAGAATCGAGCGCGATGAGATGCCTGTGGCAATCGGCCCAACCGGCAAGCGCGAACCACTTAAACGTCCTCCCAAGGCCGGACGCAACGAAGCTTGTCCATGCGGCTCAGGGAAGAAATATAAACGCTGCCACGGGCTGCTTGAATCGAACGAATTCGAAGCGACCGGGCGTAAGACTGCGACATTTCCTCGTTCTAGTGAGGGCGAGGAACCGACGTTGATTCACTCCCCGCTCAGTCAGCGCATTGAGCGAGTTGCAACAGGGGTCGATCTGGAAATCTACCGTGGCAGTACCGGAGGATGGTTGCTGGAAATCGTTGACGAATTTGGCAACTCAACCGTGTGGGACGAATCGTTCGCGACCGACGTTGAAGCTCTTGCTGAAGCGCTTAACGTCATAGATAGCGAGGGAATTACGTCGGTCATCGGCTCGCCTGCCTCAACGGTCACGCGGCATTAA
- a CDS encoding transposase, translated as MHTISQDIPTGRTRRTYSTSFKSELIEQCRQVGVSCSAVAISHGLNPNVLRRWIKDAADSSDAAPPAPKSVVVDVKPAFVALPMTVPTPQAPDAAHANVRIDIQRNGTTVSVLWPLLCLSDSAAWVREVLR; from the coding sequence GTGCACACTATTTCCCAAGACATTCCGACCGGGCGCACACGGCGCACCTACAGCACCTCGTTCAAGTCAGAGCTTATCGAACAATGTCGCCAGGTCGGCGTCTCATGTTCAGCCGTGGCGATTTCGCATGGTCTGAACCCCAATGTGCTGCGGCGTTGGATTAAAGACGCCGCGGATTCGAGCGACGCTGCGCCGCCTGCACCGAAATCGGTTGTTGTCGACGTAAAGCCTGCCTTCGTCGCGTTGCCAATGACCGTGCCGACACCACAAGCGCCCGATGCGGCGCACGCGAACGTGCGTATCGACATTCAGCGCAATGGCACAACCGTGTCAGTGCTGTGGCCGCTGCTTTGTTTGAGTGACAGCGCAGCTTGGGTTCGGGAGGTGCTTCGATGA
- the tnpB gene encoding IS66 family insertion sequence element accessory protein TnpB (TnpB, as the term is used for proteins encoded by IS66 family insertion elements, is considered an accessory protein, since TnpC, encoded by a neighboring gene, is a DDE family transposase.), with protein MIRIDAIWLATEPLDMRAGADTILARVVKVFGSARPHHAYLFANQRSTRMKVLVYDGFGVWLAARRLNKGHFVWANGHSEIAETLNLEQLRALVIGLPWQTLAHDHVIAVV; from the coding sequence ATGATCCGCATCGACGCCATTTGGCTTGCGACCGAACCCCTCGATATGCGTGCCGGCGCCGATACCATCCTTGCTCGCGTGGTGAAGGTATTTGGGTCCGCAAGGCCACATCATGCATATCTGTTTGCCAATCAGCGCTCGACGCGCATGAAGGTCCTGGTGTACGACGGTTTTGGCGTCTGGCTCGCTGCACGACGCTTGAACAAAGGTCATTTCGTTTGGGCCAATGGCCATAGTGAGATCGCTGAGACATTGAATCTCGAGCAACTGCGCGCACTCGTGATCGGGCTGCCCTGGCAGACGTTGGCGCACGACCACGTAATCGCGGTGGTATAG